One Lysinibacillus sp. OF-1 DNA segment encodes these proteins:
- a CDS encoding aldehyde dehydrogenase, translated as MNFTSQDVENMITEQRQFYFSRATKSVKFRKEQLKKLKNSILKYEKDILNALYLDLRKSEFEAYATEIGIVLDSISYMVKHVEEWMEPEAVKTPIQYQMGKSFIVREPYGVTLIIGPFNYPFQLVMEPLIGAIVGGNTAIVKPSEASVHTAAIVKKIIEETFHSSYVRVVEGEKEEVTALIHASFDYIFFTGSVAVGKVIAKAAAERLTPIALELGGKSPAIVDQTANLEVAAKRIVWGKFTNTGQTCVAPDYLLVHKDVYDRFMKILKETIRSFYGKNPLKSPDYGRIVNLRQFDRLQQIIKEERDAITFGGRIDRDDLYVEPTIIEYVKWTSTSMQEELFGPILPVMMYNELPLAIHQIRQLPKPLAAYFFSEHEKAIQYFLEELPSGGGCINDTITHVGNLHLPFGGVGPSGVKAYHGKASFENFTHPKSILKKSSKLETNVLFPPYKQKVKIVRSIMK; from the coding sequence ATGAATTTTACGTCACAAGATGTGGAAAATATGATTACAGAGCAGCGTCAATTTTATTTTTCTCGTGCAACAAAAAGTGTAAAGTTTCGAAAAGAACAATTAAAAAAGTTAAAAAATTCCATTTTAAAATACGAAAAAGACATCTTGAATGCGCTGTATTTAGATCTTCGTAAAAGCGAATTTGAAGCATATGCAACTGAAATTGGCATTGTTTTAGATAGTATTTCATATATGGTAAAGCATGTAGAAGAATGGATGGAGCCAGAAGCAGTTAAAACACCGATACAATATCAAATGGGCAAAAGCTTCATTGTTCGTGAACCCTATGGTGTCACATTAATTATTGGACCGTTTAATTATCCATTTCAACTAGTTATGGAACCATTAATTGGTGCCATTGTTGGAGGGAACACAGCAATTGTCAAGCCGTCAGAAGCGTCTGTCCATACAGCAGCTATTGTGAAAAAAATAATTGAAGAAACGTTCCATTCCTCCTATGTACGTGTGGTAGAAGGTGAAAAAGAAGAAGTAACAGCTCTTATTCATGCGTCCTTTGATTACATTTTCTTTACAGGCAGTGTAGCTGTTGGAAAAGTGATAGCAAAGGCAGCAGCAGAACGTTTGACACCAATTGCTTTAGAGCTTGGTGGAAAAAGTCCAGCGATTGTCGATCAAACTGCAAACTTAGAAGTAGCAGCAAAGCGGATTGTATGGGGTAAATTTACAAATACTGGGCAAACATGTGTGGCCCCCGATTATTTACTTGTTCATAAAGATGTTTATGACCGTTTTATGAAAATCTTAAAAGAAACGATCCGATCGTTTTATGGCAAAAATCCTTTAAAAAGCCCTGATTACGGACGTATTGTGAATTTGAGACAATTCGATCGTTTACAACAAATTATCAAGGAAGAACGAGATGCCATTACATTTGGCGGCCGAATTGATCGTGATGATTTATATGTTGAGCCAACAATCATCGAGTATGTAAAATGGACAAGTACATCTATGCAGGAAGAACTCTTTGGTCCTATTTTACCTGTTATGATGTATAATGAGTTACCACTGGCGATTCATCAAATTCGTCAATTACCAAAGCCTTTGGCGGCATATTTCTTCTCAGAACATGAAAAGGCCATACAATACTTTTTGGAGGAATTACCCTCCGGTGGTGGATGTATAAACGATACTATCACCCATGTTGGAAATTTACATTTACCATTTGGTGGTGTTGGACCATCTGGTGTGAAAGCGTACCATGGCAAAGCAAGCTTTGAAAACTTTACACATCCTAAATCCATTTTAAAGAAGTCCTCTAAGCTTGAGACAAATGTATTGTTCCCACCATATAAACAAAAAGTGAAAATTGTGCGGTCCATTATGAAATAG
- a CDS encoding UDP-N-acetylmuramoyl-L-alanyl-D-glutamate--2,6-diaminopimelate ligase, producing the protein MYAEELLSALPLKKIIGVLPDQVSDIVIDSRSVQPNSMFVCIKGYTVDGHDYAQKAVDGGATIVVTERQLPLGETIAQVIVRDTDRAVGLLAAKFFDYPSKDITMIGVTGTNGKTSVTGIIQNIMHGMGEKSALSGTIGFNLNGILYESANTTSDALSTQQMIFRAKMEGCRLMTMEVSSHGLALGRLAGVDYDIAIFTNLTHDHLDFHGTMEEYGHAKGLLFSQLGQDLEKSKFVVLNADDAWSERYAAMTPFPVWTYGLKNEKADFRAINCEYHDYMTLFDVEMPEGIYRVKMNLLGEFNIYNVLAAMIAFYGRGYSMESIIEQIEQLPPVKGRMEKVCSDLPVQIFIDYAHTPDAIEKAIEAAQPYKKGKLIFLVGTGGNRDKSKRPAMAEKASAAEYVILTTDDPRYEDYDSITGDLAKGMLHDHYACIGDRAEAVRHAIEVAEPGDMIIFAGKGHEDYQIIEDTKFPHSDAEIAIEAGRLKFV; encoded by the coding sequence ATGTATGCAGAGGAATTGTTAAGCGCATTACCTTTGAAAAAAATAATTGGCGTGTTGCCAGATCAAGTTAGTGATATTGTAATTGACTCAAGAAGTGTGCAACCAAATAGCATGTTTGTTTGTATCAAAGGTTACACAGTGGATGGGCATGATTATGCGCAAAAGGCAGTGGATGGTGGCGCAACAATCGTTGTAACAGAACGTCAATTACCGTTAGGAGAGACAATTGCACAAGTGATTGTCAGAGATACAGATCGTGCGGTAGGCTTATTAGCCGCAAAGTTTTTTGATTATCCTTCTAAGGATATAACGATGATTGGAGTAACCGGAACGAATGGTAAAACATCCGTAACAGGAATTATTCAAAATATCATGCATGGTATGGGCGAAAAATCTGCTTTATCCGGCACAATCGGTTTTAATTTAAATGGTATTTTATATGAATCTGCCAATACAACGAGTGATGCGTTATCGACACAACAAATGATTTTCCGAGCAAAAATGGAAGGTTGTCGTTTAATGACGATGGAAGTTTCATCACATGGCTTAGCACTTGGACGTTTAGCAGGCGTTGATTATGATATCGCTATTTTCACAAATCTAACACATGATCATCTTGATTTCCATGGTACGATGGAGGAATATGGCCATGCTAAAGGCTTATTATTTTCCCAACTTGGACAAGATTTAGAAAAGAGCAAATTTGTTGTCTTAAATGCTGATGATGCATGGTCAGAGCGCTATGCCGCAATGACACCATTTCCAGTGTGGACATATGGTTTAAAAAATGAAAAGGCCGATTTCCGTGCCATTAACTGTGAATATCACGACTATATGACTTTGTTTGATGTGGAAATGCCAGAAGGGATTTATCGTGTAAAAATGAATTTGCTTGGTGAATTTAATATTTACAATGTGTTGGCAGCTATGATTGCATTTTACGGTCGTGGGTATTCTATGGAGTCCATTATTGAGCAAATAGAGCAACTACCGCCAGTTAAAGGTCGTATGGAGAAAGTTTGTTCAGATTTACCTGTACAAATTTTTATTGATTATGCCCATACACCAGATGCAATTGAAAAAGCGATTGAAGCGGCACAGCCTTATAAAAAGGGTAAGCTGATTTTCTTAGTTGGAACAGGTGGCAATCGTGATAAATCGAAACGTCCTGCGATGGCTGAAAAAGCGTCTGCTGCAGAATATGTCATTTTGACGACAGATGATCCACGCTATGAGGACTATGATAGCATTACGGGCGATCTTGCCAAAGGGATGCTTCATGACCATTATGCTTGTATCGGGGATCGGGCAGAGGCAGTACGTCATGCCATTGAGGTTGCCGAACCAGGAGATATGATTATTTTTGCTGGTAAAGGTCATGAGGATTATCAAATTATTGAAGATACAAAATTTCCACATAGTGATGCAGAAATTGCAATAGAAGCTGGCCGATTAAAATTTGTTTAA
- a CDS encoding peptide chain release factor 3 — translation MNSNLEKDILSRRTFAIISHPDAGKTTITEKLLLFGGAIRDAGTVKGKKTGKYATSDWMEIEKQRGISVTSSVMQFDYNGSRVNILDTPGHQDFSEDTYRTLMAVDSAVMVVDAAKGIEAQTLKLFKVCKMRGIPIFTFINKLDRQGKEPLELIEELEEVLGINAYPMNWPIGMGKEFLGIYDRYNKRIEQFRTDEAERFLPIDDNGELAVEHPMKVTSYYSQAMDDVLLLDEAGNAYSEEKIRRGELTPVFFGSALTNFGVQTFLETYLQFAPTPQPRITEDEQFIDPVEHDEFSGFIFKIQANMNPAHRDRIAFVRIVSGKFERGMNMTLARTGKSFKVTQSTQFLADDRETVDEAVAGDIIGLYDTGTYQIGDTVVGGKKTFQFEKLPQFTPELFVRVTAKNVMKSKQFHKGILQLVQEGAIQYYKTLHTEEVILGAVGQLQFEVFEHRMKNEYNVEVRMEPIGSKIARWIENEEDVKESMSSGRSMLVKDRFDNLVFLFENEFAMRWFADKNENIKLYSLL, via the coding sequence ATGAATTCAAATTTAGAAAAAGATATACTATCACGTCGTACTTTTGCCATTATCAGTCACCCTGATGCTGGGAAAACGACGATTACAGAAAAGCTTTTACTATTTGGTGGTGCCATTCGTGACGCAGGGACAGTAAAAGGGAAAAAAACAGGTAAGTATGCAACGTCTGACTGGATGGAAATTGAAAAGCAACGTGGGATTTCGGTTACTTCATCCGTAATGCAATTTGATTATAATGGTTCTCGTGTGAATATTTTGGATACCCCTGGTCACCAAGATTTCTCTGAGGACACATATCGTACATTAATGGCTGTGGATAGTGCTGTCATGGTAGTGGATGCTGCCAAAGGGATCGAGGCCCAAACATTAAAGCTATTTAAAGTTTGTAAAATGCGTGGTATCCCTATTTTTACATTTATCAACAAATTGGATCGTCAAGGGAAAGAGCCACTTGAGTTAATAGAAGAGCTTGAAGAAGTACTTGGCATAAACGCTTATCCTATGAACTGGCCAATCGGTATGGGGAAAGAGTTTCTTGGTATTTACGATCGTTATAATAAACGTATTGAGCAATTCCGTACAGATGAAGCTGAACGATTCTTACCAATTGACGACAATGGAGAGCTTGCTGTGGAGCATCCAATGAAAGTTACTTCTTATTATTCACAAGCAATGGATGATGTTTTACTGCTAGATGAAGCTGGAAATGCCTATTCTGAGGAAAAAATTCGTCGTGGAGAATTAACACCTGTATTTTTTGGTTCAGCATTAACAAACTTTGGTGTGCAAACGTTCCTTGAAACCTATTTACAATTTGCACCGACACCTCAGCCTAGAATTACCGAAGATGAGCAATTTATTGATCCTGTTGAACATGATGAGTTTTCAGGTTTCATTTTCAAAATTCAAGCCAATATGAATCCTGCCCACCGTGACCGCATTGCCTTTGTACGCATTGTTTCTGGTAAATTTGAGCGCGGAATGAATATGACATTAGCTCGTACAGGTAAGTCATTTAAAGTGACTCAATCTACACAATTCCTTGCAGATGATCGTGAGACCGTAGATGAAGCGGTTGCGGGAGATATTATTGGGTTATATGATACAGGAACTTACCAAATTGGGGACACTGTTGTAGGTGGCAAGAAAACATTCCAATTTGAAAAATTACCGCAGTTTACACCAGAGCTATTCGTACGTGTAACAGCGAAAAACGTAATGAAATCAAAGCAATTCCATAAAGGGATTTTACAATTGGTACAAGAGGGTGCTATTCAATATTATAAAACGCTGCATACAGAGGAAGTCATTCTTGGTGCAGTTGGTCAATTACAATTTGAAGTGTTTGAGCATCGTATGAAAAATGAATACAATGTGGAAGTAAGAATGGAGCCAATCGGTTCTAAAATTGCACGATGGATTGAAAACGAAGAGGATGTTAAAGAGTCCATGTCTTCTGGTCGATCTATGTTAGTGAAAGACCGCTTTGATAATCTTGTTTTCCTATTTGAAAATGAGTTTGCCATGCGCTGGTTTGCTGATAAAAACGAAAACATTAAACTTTATAGCCTTCTATAA
- a CDS encoding efflux RND transporter permease subunit — protein MNISHFSIKRPVFTIVTMLFVILLGGVSLLKIPITLIPELNPPIGVVVTSYPGASPTEVNEKITKPLEATLATLPGIKKLQSTSQEGSNLIMLEFNWSTNMEDIQLDILQRIDMTPLPNDAGKPSFLKFDPSQFPIIQLSLRAENNDVDVRLLAEDLEKELRRTEGVASVNVSGKLIEEVQIILDEAKLVEKGLTQADIIQIIQANNVSLPGEPVSTDDGKLLTTRIVSTLSSPESIASLIVSVNPLTDEALIVSDLATVERTEQQSITTTRANEHPAVLMSVLQESGANTAEVSKAFQQTLDELLKKEQYKGITADILVDQGNYVDLAIHNIGSSLILGGLFAMFILFVFLRSVKSPIIIGIAIPYSVIVTFVLMFFADFTLNIMTLGALALGIGMLVDNAIVVIENIERHLGLEKDPITAAQEGTKEVALAITASTLTTIAVFIPVMFIEGLIGQIFTEFALTISFSLIASLVVALTVVPMLASRLLKMKNTNFYEQRSSSKFYNHYKSSIVWVLRHRLLILIFTVMCFGLSLFGLTRIGTEFLPSTDEGFTSISVNLEKGVAVSETEKVVKHIEERLKQEKDVDVYVSLIGGTQQSQARGQTSANQAEMYVKLVPLAERQRSIFEFVEELEQDIKGELGEQADITFNVSTATGSSPHTLTFRLTDSDEQRLQHTVKKVQQELQAIQEVTKVSTDLDQTVPEIQIEVDREKAKDYGFIPAQIAQTVNQMTKGQLTSQLLTEDGAVLPVYTGFGQVFNTSIDALKAMQLRSPAGLFVKLEDVATVSIQEGPVSIRRSDQAAAVAFFVDYETKESLGGISAKVDKALTQVHLPPATQIVFSGDRELYDSAIDDMLLAVMLAIVLVYIVMAAQFESFKYPFVIMFTVPLMIIGVAIAMFATHTLIGVTSVIGILVLVGIVVNNGIVLVDYINQLKAKGMSAYEAILLASQDRLRPILMTALTTILGLFPLALGIGEGTEMNQPMGIAVIGGLVTSTLLTLYIVPIIYSLVDKETRKMR, from the coding sequence ATGAATATTAGTCATTTTTCCATTAAAAGACCCGTCTTTACAATTGTTACGATGCTTTTTGTCATCCTGTTAGGCGGTGTTTCCTTATTAAAAATACCGATTACGTTAATTCCAGAGTTAAATCCCCCCATAGGTGTTGTTGTCACTTCTTATCCTGGGGCAAGTCCAACAGAGGTGAATGAGAAGATAACGAAACCATTAGAGGCTACACTTGCCACCTTACCTGGCATAAAAAAACTACAGTCAACCTCACAAGAAGGCTCTAATTTAATTATGCTTGAGTTTAATTGGTCCACGAATATGGAAGATATCCAACTCGATATTTTACAGCGAATTGATATGACACCGCTGCCAAATGATGCGGGCAAGCCTAGTTTTTTAAAGTTTGATCCGTCTCAATTTCCCATTATTCAACTATCATTACGTGCAGAAAATAATGATGTAGATGTACGTTTATTAGCAGAGGACTTAGAAAAAGAACTGCGACGGACAGAGGGTGTTGCAAGTGTAAATGTTTCTGGCAAGTTGATCGAGGAAGTTCAAATAATATTAGACGAAGCAAAGCTAGTGGAAAAAGGCTTAACACAAGCAGACATTATACAAATTATCCAAGCGAATAATGTATCTCTCCCTGGTGAACCTGTTTCAACAGATGATGGTAAGCTGTTAACAACACGTATTGTAAGTACATTATCGTCACCTGAAAGTATTGCAAGTTTGATCGTTTCAGTGAACCCGTTAACAGATGAAGCGCTAATTGTGAGCGATCTTGCAACCGTAGAGAGGACAGAGCAACAATCTATTACGACAACTCGTGCCAATGAGCATCCAGCAGTCCTTATGTCCGTTTTACAGGAATCTGGCGCGAATACAGCAGAAGTTTCCAAAGCGTTTCAGCAAACATTAGATGAACTACTAAAGAAAGAGCAATATAAGGGAATAACGGCAGACATTCTTGTCGATCAAGGTAATTATGTAGATTTAGCCATTCATAACATTGGCTCTTCTTTAATTTTAGGTGGATTATTTGCGATGTTCATCCTATTTGTTTTTTTACGTAGTGTAAAGAGTCCAATCATTATTGGTATTGCTATTCCTTATTCGGTTATTGTGACATTTGTGTTGATGTTTTTTGCGGATTTTACCCTTAACATCATGACACTAGGTGCTCTTGCACTGGGTATCGGTATGCTAGTGGATAATGCCATTGTTGTTATTGAAAATATCGAAAGACATTTAGGGCTAGAAAAGGATCCTATCACTGCAGCGCAGGAAGGAACTAAGGAGGTTGCACTTGCTATTACAGCTTCCACGTTAACTACTATAGCCGTATTCATTCCTGTTATGTTTATCGAAGGATTGATTGGACAAATATTTACAGAATTCGCCCTAACGATTTCGTTCAGCCTAATCGCTTCTCTAGTAGTTGCGCTTACTGTCGTCCCAATGCTAGCAAGTCGTCTTTTAAAAATGAAAAATACCAATTTTTATGAGCAGCGCAGTAGCTCTAAATTTTACAACCATTATAAATCCTCTATTGTATGGGTATTACGGCATCGACTGCTAATTCTAATTTTCACGGTGATGTGCTTTGGTTTATCCTTATTTGGGCTGACTAGAATTGGTACAGAATTTTTACCATCTACCGATGAAGGATTCACATCTATAAGTGTCAATCTTGAAAAAGGTGTCGCTGTATCGGAAACAGAAAAGGTAGTGAAGCATATTGAGGAGCGCTTGAAGCAGGAAAAAGATGTGGATGTTTATGTTAGCTTAATTGGGGGTACGCAACAATCGCAAGCGCGTGGACAAACGAGCGCCAATCAAGCTGAAATGTATGTCAAACTAGTACCATTAGCAGAAAGGCAACGTTCCATTTTTGAATTTGTGGAAGAGCTAGAGCAAGATATAAAGGGAGAGCTTGGAGAGCAAGCTGATATTACATTTAATGTATCAACAGCAACGGGTTCGTCACCACATACATTAACGTTCCGATTAACAGACTCAGATGAACAAAGGCTACAGCACACTGTTAAAAAAGTGCAGCAAGAGCTACAAGCGATTCAAGAAGTAACAAAGGTTTCAACGGATCTAGACCAGACTGTGCCAGAGATTCAAATTGAAGTTGATCGAGAAAAAGCAAAAGACTACGGTTTTATCCCAGCACAAATTGCTCAAACCGTGAACCAAATGACAAAAGGACAATTAACGTCTCAACTACTTACTGAGGACGGCGCTGTATTACCCGTTTATACGGGTTTTGGACAGGTATTTAATACGAGTATAGATGCGCTAAAAGCCATGCAGCTTCGTTCTCCAGCAGGATTGTTTGTGAAATTAGAGGATGTTGCTACTGTATCTATACAAGAGGGACCCGTGTCCATTCGTCGTTCTGATCAGGCAGCAGCAGTAGCCTTTTTTGTAGATTATGAAACAAAGGAATCATTGGGCGGCATTTCGGCAAAAGTAGATAAAGCATTGACCCAAGTTCATTTACCGCCTGCTACTCAAATTGTTTTTAGTGGGGATCGAGAGCTTTATGATAGTGCAATTGACGATATGCTATTAGCAGTTATGCTAGCAATCGTACTAGTTTATATTGTAATGGCTGCGCAATTTGAGTCATTTAAATATCCGTTTGTCATCATGTTTACAGTCCCATTAATGATCATCGGTGTGGCGATTGCTATGTTCGCAACACATACTTTAATCGGTGTGACGTCTGTCATCGGTATTTTAGTGCTTGTAGGGATTGTCGTGAACAATGGCATTGTGCTTGTCGATTATATTAACCAGCTAAAGGCGAAGGGCATGTCTGCTTATGAAGCTATTTTACTGGCTAGCCAAGATCGTCTTCGACCGATTTTAATGACGGCATTAACGACTATTTTAGGACTGTTTCCACTAGCGCTTGGTATTGGTGAAGGAACAGAGATGAACCAACCGATGGGGATTGCGGTTATTGGAGGCCTTGTAACCTCGACATTGCTAACATTGTATATTGTACCGATTATCTATAGTTTAGTGGATAAAGAAACAAGAAAGATGCGCTAG
- a CDS encoding SDR family oxidoreductase, producing the protein MNVHFFTGFPGFISSQLIRTLFQKRQTQQVIAIVLAGETIKAEQEKSKIIEAFPDCSIHIVEGDITLPNLGLDDQIISGIVPKIEVLWHLAAIYDLAVPRDLAWKVNVHGTTMVNDFVRTLPNLKRYMYFSTAYVAGTREGILRENELIRPPAFKNYYEETKYEAELRVEDLKSEIPLTIIRPGIVRGHSMTGETIKFDGPYFFLNLVERIKGLPFIPYIGRSTSTINVVPVDYILNASVFVVNEQGAEGKTLHLTDPNPHPVQEVYRTMVKLITNVYPKGRFPFILAKLSLQVPFIRKKLGVEQETLDYLTWNATFDTAEAQQILQKGGITCPDFIQTMPKMIAFYLAHKEEKSYQIQIK; encoded by the coding sequence ATGAACGTCCATTTTTTTACTGGATTTCCTGGTTTCATTTCAAGTCAACTCATTCGGACATTATTCCAAAAGAGACAGACACAACAAGTTATTGCGATTGTGTTGGCAGGTGAAACCATTAAGGCAGAGCAGGAAAAAAGCAAAATAATAGAAGCTTTCCCTGACTGTTCAATTCATATTGTAGAAGGCGATATTACGCTGCCAAATCTGGGTTTAGACGATCAAATAATCAGTGGAATTGTACCAAAAATAGAAGTGCTTTGGCATTTAGCCGCTATTTATGATTTAGCGGTACCACGTGATCTTGCATGGAAAGTGAATGTCCATGGTACAACAATGGTCAATGATTTTGTGCGCACCTTACCGAATTTAAAACGCTATATGTATTTTAGTACAGCCTATGTGGCAGGCACACGTGAAGGGATACTGCGTGAAAATGAACTCATTCGGCCTCCAGCATTTAAAAACTACTATGAGGAAACAAAATATGAGGCCGAGCTTCGAGTTGAAGATTTAAAATCAGAAATACCACTTACGATTATTAGACCTGGGATAGTGCGAGGGCATTCAATGACAGGTGAAACCATTAAATTTGATGGACCTTACTTCTTTTTAAATTTAGTAGAACGAATAAAGGGTTTACCCTTTATTCCATACATCGGCCGATCGACATCAACGATTAATGTCGTGCCCGTTGATTATATTTTAAATGCCTCAGTTTTTGTAGTGAATGAACAAGGTGCAGAAGGCAAGACACTTCATTTAACAGATCCCAATCCTCACCCTGTACAGGAAGTATACCGTACTATGGTGAAATTAATAACGAATGTCTATCCAAAGGGACGTTTCCCATTTATATTAGCAAAGCTATCGTTACAAGTTCCTTTTATTCGAAAAAAACTTGGAGTTGAACAAGAAACGCTGGATTACTTAACATGGAATGCCACATTTGACACAGCTGAAGCACAGCAAATTTTACAAAAAGGTGGTATTACATGCCCTGATTTTATACAGACGATGCCAAAAATGATTGCCTTTTATTTAGCACATAAGGAAGAGAAGAGCTATCAAATTCAGATTAAGTAA
- a CDS encoding TerC family protein, with protein MEAIILQYGWVLIVLVVLEGLLAADNAVVMAVMVKHLPQEQQKKALFYGLFGALIFRFSALFVITVLVNYWQIQAVGAAYLLFMSAKNIYDLRKHKDDEEETAERAEKKGSGFWLTVLKVEAADIAFAIDSMLAAVAIAVTLPHLGNFDIGGINGGQFIVMLLGGFIGVIMMRFAAQWFVKVLNDYPSLETAAFLIVGWVGVKLVILTLAHEKVGILPVEFPHSTAWELTFWIVLLGIAFVGYLVGVRHKKNN; from the coding sequence ATGGAAGCAATTATATTACAATACGGCTGGGTGTTAATTGTCCTTGTTGTATTAGAAGGATTACTTGCAGCTGATAATGCGGTAGTGATGGCTGTGATGGTCAAGCATTTACCACAGGAACAGCAAAAAAAGGCGTTATTTTATGGACTATTTGGAGCACTGATTTTCAGATTTTCCGCCTTATTTGTTATTACAGTATTGGTAAACTATTGGCAAATCCAAGCAGTCGGTGCGGCCTACCTATTGTTTATGTCTGCGAAAAATATATATGATTTGCGTAAACATAAAGATGATGAAGAGGAAACAGCTGAAAGAGCAGAGAAAAAGGGTTCTGGATTCTGGTTAACGGTTCTTAAGGTTGAAGCAGCAGATATTGCATTTGCTATTGATTCGATGCTGGCAGCCGTTGCGATCGCTGTAACTTTGCCTCACTTAGGAAATTTTGATATTGGTGGCATCAATGGAGGACAATTTATTGTCATGCTTCTTGGTGGATTTATCGGTGTCATTATGATGCGTTTTGCAGCACAATGGTTTGTTAAAGTATTGAACGATTATCCTTCACTTGAAACGGCAGCATTTCTTATCGTTGGTTGGGTCGGTGTGAAGCTCGTTATCTTAACATTAGCTCATGAAAAAGTAGGGATATTACCTGTAGAGTTTCCTCATTCAACTGCCTGGGAATTAACATTCTGGATAGTCTTACTAGGCATTGCATTTGTGGGCTACCTAGTGGGAGTTCGTCATAAAAAAAATAATTAG
- a CDS encoding TrkH family potassium uptake protein translates to MPWKKSSNRLVTPFQVLVSYYFIAIAISFLLLRLPGVHQEGVRISFLDSLFTAVSAVSVTGLTTITISETYTTFGLVMILVILQLGAIGIMSLGTFVWLLVGKKIGMRERQLIMIDHNQYNLSGVVKLIREIIKILFGIEVAGTIILTLHFTNYFDTLEEAFLHGIFASISATTNGGFDITGMSLLPFHDDYFVQMVTMVLIVLGAIGFPVLIELKTFLLNRRENFRFSLFTKITTSTYAILFVVGALVILLLESFHSFKEMSWHEALFSAMFHSVSTRSAGLTTYDVTTFSEATDIFMSFLMFIGSSPSSVGGGIRTTTFALAILFLITFARGREDIQVFGREIHLIDVFRSFVVILLAFFMVLIATLILLITEPQASLIQIIFEITSAFGTCGMSLGITEDLSVIGKIIIIILMFIGRVGLISFLYTLGGGGRGKKSSFHYPKERVIIG, encoded by the coding sequence GTGCCTTGGAAAAAATCATCAAATAGACTTGTCACACCATTTCAGGTACTTGTTTCTTATTACTTTATAGCTATAGCGATTTCCTTCCTGTTATTACGACTTCCAGGCGTTCATCAAGAGGGCGTAAGAATTTCCTTTTTAGACAGCTTGTTTACAGCAGTAAGTGCAGTTAGTGTCACGGGCTTAACAACGATTACTATTTCGGAAACCTATACAACCTTTGGGCTTGTGATGATTCTTGTTATTTTACAGTTAGGGGCCATTGGTATTATGTCACTTGGTACCTTTGTGTGGCTGCTAGTAGGGAAAAAAATTGGGATGCGTGAGCGTCAATTAATTATGATTGACCATAACCAGTATAATTTGTCCGGTGTTGTGAAACTAATTCGTGAAATCATAAAGATTTTATTTGGCATTGAAGTTGCGGGTACGATTATTTTAACGCTACATTTCACCAATTATTTTGATACATTAGAAGAAGCCTTTTTACATGGGATATTTGCTTCCATCTCTGCTACAACAAATGGTGGTTTCGATATAACTGGAATGAGCTTACTGCCATTTCATGATGATTACTTTGTACAAATGGTTACAATGGTACTGATCGTGTTAGGTGCTATCGGCTTCCCAGTATTAATCGAATTAAAAACGTTCTTGCTCAATCGACGTGAGAATTTTCGTTTTAGTTTATTTACTAAAATTACTACATCCACATACGCTATTTTATTTGTTGTAGGTGCACTTGTCATTTTACTTCTTGAATCTTTCCATTCCTTCAAGGAAATGTCCTGGCACGAGGCGCTATTTTCGGCGATGTTCCATTCAGTATCAACAAGATCGGCTGGATTGACAACATACGATGTTACGACATTTAGTGAAGCAACAGATATATTTATGAGTTTCCTTATGTTCATCGGTTCTTCGCCAAGCTCAGTTGGTGGAGGGATTCGCACAACTACTTTTGCCTTAGCTATTTTATTCTTAATTACTTTTGCTAGGGGAAGAGAAGATATTCAAGTATTTGGGCGAGAAATTCATTTAATAGATGTCTTTCGCTCATTCGTTGTTATTTTATTAGCATTTTTTATGGTGTTAATTGCTACACTTATCTTACTCATCACAGAGCCACAAGCATCACTGATTCAGATCATTTTTGAAATCACTTCAGCGTTCGGTACTTGTGGTATGTCGTTAGGAATCACCGAGGACTTATCTGTCATTGGTAAAATCATTATCATTATTTTAATGTTTATCGGTCGAGTAGGGTTAATTTCCTTCCTTTACACACTTGGTGGTGGGGGTAGAGGGAAAAAATCAAGCTTCCATTATCCAAAGGAACGCGTAATCATTGGGTAA